From Medicago truncatula cultivar Jemalong A17 chromosome 7, MtrunA17r5.0-ANR, whole genome shotgun sequence, a single genomic window includes:
- the LOC11445283 gene encoding probable indole-3-pyruvate monooxygenase YUCCA8, with protein sequence MENLFRLADHQDFLSRRCIWVNGPVIIGAGPSGLATAACLREQGVPFVVLERADCIASLWQKRTYDRLKLHLPKQFCQLPNLPMPEDFPEYPSKKQFISYLENYANKFEINPQFNECVQSAKYDETSGLWRVKTNEVEYICRWLVVATGENAECVTPEIEGLSEFKGEVVYACDYKSGKNFEGKKVLVVGCGNSGMELSLDLSNHHALPSMVVRSSVHVLPREIFGISTFELAVMMLKWLPLWIVDKLLLILTWFILGDMEKYGIKRPSMGPLQLKNTVGKTPVLDIGALEKIRSGDINVVPGIKRINKNGEVELVNGEKLDIDAVVLATGYRSNVPSWLQEGEFFSKNGYPKMPFPHGWKGNSGLYAVGFTKRGLSGASSDAVKIAQDIGKVWKQETKQKKQRTTACHRRCISQF encoded by the exons atggaaaatttattTCGTCTAGCTGATCACCAAGACTTTCTCTCACGCCGTTGCATTTGGGTCAATGGACCTGTGATCATAGGTGCAGGTCCATCTGGTCTTGCAACGGCAGCATGTCTTAGAGAACAAGGGGTACCCTTCGTTGTTCTCGAAAGAGCTGATTGCATAGCATCACTATGGCAAAAAAGAACCTACGACAGATTGAAACTTCACCTTCCAAAACAATTCTGTCAACTACCTAACCTTCCAATGCCTGAAGATTTCCCTGAATACCCTTCAAAGAAACAATTCATAAGCTACCTTGAAAACTATGCTAACAAATTTGAAATCAACCCGCAATTCAACGAGTGTGTTCAATCTGCTAAGTATGATGAAACCAGTGGATTGTGGAGGGTCAAGACAAATGAAGTTGAGTATATTTGTAGGTGGCTTGTTGTTGCTACCGGCGAAAATGCTGAGTGTGTTACTCCTGAAATTGAAGGACTTTCTGAATTCAAAGGTGAAGTTGTTTATGCTTGTGATTACAAGTCAGGGAAAAATtttgaaggaaagaaagttCTTGTTGTTGGATGTGGAAATTCTGGAATGGAACTCTCACTTGATCTTAGCAATCATCATGCTTTACCTTCCATGGTTGTTCGTAGCTCG GTTCATGTGCTACCAAGAGAAATATTTGGAATATCAACTTTTGAATTAGCGGTTATGATGTTGAAGTGGTTACCACTTTGGATTGTGGACaaacttttgttgattttgacaTGGTTCATTTTGGGTGACATGGAAAAATATGGTATCAAAAGACCATCAATGGGTCCATTGCAGTTGAAGAACACCGTAGGAAAGACACCGGTTTTGGACATTGGTGCCTTGGAGAAAATTAGATCCGGTGATATAAATGTTGTACCTGGAATCAaaagaattaataaaaatggtGAAGTTGAGCTTGTTAATGGTGAAAAGCTTGATATTGATGCAGTTGTTCTTGCTACTGGTTACCGCAGCAATGTCCCTTCTTGGCTTCAG GAAGGtgaatttttctcaaaaaatggaTACCCAAAGATGCCATTTCCACATGGTTGGAAGGGAAATTCAGGACTTTATGCTGTAGGGTTCACAAAGAGAGGGCTTTCTGGTGCTTCATCTGATGCTGTTAAAATTGCACAAGATATTGGAAAAGTTTGGAAACAagagacaaaacaaaagaaGCAACGCACTACTGCTTGTCATAGACGTTGCATTTCACAATTCTAA
- the LOC11430839 gene encoding photosystem I reaction center subunit IV B, chloroplastic — protein MASCNMASAASGFVLSPNNVSGNTNTNLLVSRMNMVMYPTTRNTNSRLVVRASEEAAATPTVEGEAAPKTKPPPIGPKRGAKVKVLRKESYWFNGIGSVVAVDQDPNTRYPVVVRFNKVNYANVSTNNYALDEIEEVK, from the exons ATGGCTAGTTGCAACATGGCATCTGCAGCTTCAGGGTTTGTGTTGTCACCTAATAATGTTTCAGgcaacacaaacacaaatttaTTAGTATCTAGAATGAACATGGTGATGTACCCTACTACAAGGAACACCAATTCTAGACTTGTTGTTAGGGCATCTGAGGAGGCTGCTGCAACACCAACTGTTGAAGGTGAGGCAGCTCCAAAAACCAAGCCCCCACCAATTGGTCCCAAAAGAGGTGCTAAg GTTAAGGTTCTTAGAAAAGAATCCTACTGGTTCAATGGTATTGGTTCAGTTGTTGCTGTTGATCAG GACCCTAATACTAGGTACCCAGTTGTGGTAAGATTCAACAAAGTTAACTATGCAAATGTATCAACAAACAACTATGCTTTGGATGAGATTGAGGAAGTCAAATGA
- the LOC11425227 gene encoding uncharacterized protein isoform X1, whose amino-acid sequence MSGVKNNTRVHADDKPFPGCLGRMVNLFDLTPSTVNANKLLTDKPHRDHHAASLSRSQSDVSRTASPSFGDRIEDKPIVSDSMRASSNKKVNGTPIKMLMDQEMSKEIVSKHSPPNVVAKLMGLEALPRGEHSLAVERSPGGDCSQHMCSHSATSFNHWQLEDRFMDKEMLHEVHPSREQVAYKDIYEIWLQSQRTSNVRDKTPERRKWVEDVNEKKMALIRQKFMEAKRLSTDERLRQSKEFEETLEVLSSNNDLLIKLLDSQNLYERQSTPLAETKRITVLKPSKMVDNEKFCRKGNNSDKHFKNPLNNDAVWEKNSPGYSPASQKVDEFAVQPTRIVVLKPSSVRAHDIKDVVSPTVSSPQNPQSGSFYHDPEDDDLLESRKVAEEITQQMHEDARSYQRDETVYSSVFSTGYIGDDSSFYKSDHECTAGNFSDLEVMSPSPRHSWDFVNRCGSPYSSSSFSRASCSPESSVCREAKKRLSERWAMMASKKGFQEQRHMRRSSTLGEMLALSDVKKSLISEFEGINKEQEPNESVSCSKNFNEEIRADGSPKNLPRSKSVPLSSTVYENGLYVEACNNNATKAHDSKELTKSKSMKSSFKGKVASFLFSRNKKSIREKSCLSISTDESQSTVAETSVSPINSPEIPRNDISQSFNGGFSGECSLSTLCESSGKTLSGSVLNKQGVISLEPELTMSKPRVPWISSENQDQPSPISVLEPPFEDENAAHESLDCMKSGQLGSRVSLKSNLIDKSPPIGSIARTLSWDDSCAEVASPYQLKPSLASLDTKVEDQDLLVFVHKLLSAAGLDDQESDLFYSRWHSLESPLDPTLRDKYANLNDKEPQPLHEAKRRQRRSNQKLIFDCVNVALMEITGYGLESSLMGRLWSGGHRRLQVSEGAPSLLVDLIVSHMKELTSSGMRSVWGDCGDSNSLVVETVVRKEVVGKGWVELMGLEVDIWVKEVEGKLLEELVEDAVVDLTGRV is encoded by the exons ATGAGCGGTGTCAAGAATAATACAAGGGTTCACGCTGATGACAAACCTTTTCCTGGATGCTTGGGAAGAATGGTTAATCTCTTTGATTTGACTCCTTCTACTGTAAATGCAAACAAGCTTCTCACCGATAAACCCCACCGCGATCATCATG CAGCATCTCTTTCAAGAAGTCAATCCGATGTTTCGAGGACTGCAAGTCCTTCATTTGGTGATCGGATAGAAGATAAGCCG ATTGTTTCTGACTCAATGAGAGCgtcttcaaataaaaaagtaaatggAACACCCATCAAGATGCTCATGGACCAAGAAATGTCCAAAGAAATTGTTTCCAAGCATAGTCCACCAAATGTGGTTGCAAAATTAATGGGCCTTGAAGCCCTTCCACGGGGAGAACATAGTTTAGCTGTGGAGAGAAGCCCTGGAGGAGATTGTTCTCAGCATATGTGTAGTCATTCTGCGACATCATTCAATCATTGGCAGCTGGAAGATAGGTTTATGGACAAGGAAATGCTTCATGAAGTTCATCCGAGCAGAGAACAGGTTGCTTACAAAGATATTTATGAAATATGGCTGCAATCACAAAGAACAAGCAATGTAAGAGACAAGACACCGGAGAGACGGAAGTGGGTTGAAGATGTTAATGAGAAGAAGATGGCTCTTATCCGCCAAAAATTCATGGAAGCAAAGCGTCTGTCTACAGATGAGAGGTTACGTCAATCGAAGGAGTTTGAGGAAACATTGGAAGTTTTAAGCTCCAATAACGATCTGTTAATAAAGTTATTGGATTCTCAAAATCTATATGAACGGCAGTCTACTCCACTGGCTGAGACAAAGCGTATTACCGttcttaaaccttcaaagatggTTGACAATGAAAAATTCTGTAGAAAGGGAAACAATAGTGACAAGCATTTTAAGAACCCATTAAATAATGATGCTGTGTGGGAGAAAAATAGTCCTGGATACTCTCCAGCCAGCCAGAAAGTTGATGAGTTCGCTGTTCAACCTACTCGAATAGTGGTATTGAAGCCAAGTTCTGTGAGGGCGCATGATATTAAGGACGTGGTTTCTCCAACGGTATCATCACCTCAAAATCCGCAAAGTGGAAGCTTCTATCATGACCCTGAGGATGATGATCTACTGGAATCGAGAAAAGTGGCAGAAGAAATTACACAACAGATGCATGAAGACGCGAGGAGCTACCAAAGAGATGAAACCGTGTATTCTTCAGTATTTTCCACGGGCTATATTGGCGATGACAGTTCATTCTACAAATCAGATCATGAGTGTACTGCTGGGAATTTTAGTGATTTGGAAGTTATGTCACCATCTCCAAGACATTCTTGGGATTTTGTCAATCGCTGTGGAAGTCCTTATTCGTCTTCATCCTTCAGTCGTGCTTCCTGTTCTCCTGAGTCGTCAGTATGCAGAGAGGCCAAGAAACGACTTTCTGAAAGATGGGCCATGATGGCATCTAAGAAGGGTTTTCAAGAACAAAGACATATGCGGAGAAGCTCTACTTTGGGCGAGATGCTTGCTCTTTCAGATGTGAAAAAATCTCTAATATCTGAATTTGAAGGTATTAATAAAGAACAAGAACCGAATGAATCTGTTTCTTGCAGTAAAAATTTCAATGAAGAAATACGCGCAGATGGTTCTCCTAAAAACCTTCCCAGGTCAAAATCTGTCCCTCTTTCTTCCACTGTCTATGAAAATGGGCTCTACGTTGAAGCTTGTAATAATAATGCTACTAAGGCACACGACTCCAAGGAGCTGACAAAGTCAAAGAGTATGAAATCATCATTTAAAGGGAAAGTTGCGAGTTTCTTATTCTCAAGGAATAAGAAATCAATCAGGGAAAAATCTTGTCTATCTATTTCTACAGACGAGTCTCAATCAACTGTTGCAGAAACATCAGTATCTCCAATAAACTCACCTGAAATCCCTAGGAATGATATTTCTCAAAGCTTCAACGGTGGCTTCTCTGGAGAGTGTTCTCTTTCAACTCTTTGTGAATCATCGGGCAAAACTTTATCCGGTTCTGTCTTGAACAAACAAGGCGTAATATCTCTGGAG CCTGAATTGACCATGTCAAAGCCCAGGGTGCCATGGATTTCCAGTGAAAACCAGGATCAGCCAAGTCCAATCTCAGTTTTAGAACCTCcatttgaagatgaaaatgcAGCTCACGAGTCCTTGGACTGTATGAAGAGTGGTCAGCTTG GATCACGGGTGTCTCTGAAGTCTAATTTAATTGACAAATCACCGCCTATAGGATCAATAGCTCGAACCCTTTCATGGGATGATTCTTGTGCAGAGGTGGCAAGTCCGTACCAATTAAAGCCTTCATTGGCTTCCTTGGACACAAAGGTGGAGGACCAAGACTTGCTTGTCTTCGTTCATAAATTACTATCAGCTGCTGGACTTGATGATCAAGAGTCTGACTTGTTTTATTCTAGATGGCATTCTCTTGAAAGTCCATTGGACCCAACATTGAGGGACAAATACGCCAATCTCAATGACAAAGAGCCTCAACCTCTCCACGAAGCAAAGCGAAGACAGAGGAGATCTAATCAGAAGCTTATATTTGATTGTGTCAATGTTGCACTAATGGAAATTACTGGTTACGGATTAGAAAGTTCCTTAATGGGCAGGTTGTGGAGTGGGGGCCACAGAAGGCTCCAAGTATCAGAGGGTGCACCTTCCCTATTGGTGGATTTGATTGTATCCCATATGAAGGAGTTGACATCTAGTGGCATGAGGTCTGTTTGGGGGGATTGTGGGGACAGCAACAGCCTGGTGGTGGAGACTGTTGTCAGAAAAGAGGTCGTGGGTAAAGGGTGGGTTGAGCTTATGGGATTGGAGGTGGATATTTGGGTGAAGGAAGTAGAGGGGAAATTGCTAGAAGAACTTGTGGAGGATGCAGTGGTTGATTTGACAGGCAGGGTCTGA
- the LOC11425227 gene encoding uncharacterized protein isoform X2, protein MSGVKNNTRVHADDKPFPGCLGRMVNLFDLTPSTVNANKLLTDKPHRDHHASLSRSQSDVSRTASPSFGDRIEDKPIVSDSMRASSNKKVNGTPIKMLMDQEMSKEIVSKHSPPNVVAKLMGLEALPRGEHSLAVERSPGGDCSQHMCSHSATSFNHWQLEDRFMDKEMLHEVHPSREQVAYKDIYEIWLQSQRTSNVRDKTPERRKWVEDVNEKKMALIRQKFMEAKRLSTDERLRQSKEFEETLEVLSSNNDLLIKLLDSQNLYERQSTPLAETKRITVLKPSKMVDNEKFCRKGNNSDKHFKNPLNNDAVWEKNSPGYSPASQKVDEFAVQPTRIVVLKPSSVRAHDIKDVVSPTVSSPQNPQSGSFYHDPEDDDLLESRKVAEEITQQMHEDARSYQRDETVYSSVFSTGYIGDDSSFYKSDHECTAGNFSDLEVMSPSPRHSWDFVNRCGSPYSSSSFSRASCSPESSVCREAKKRLSERWAMMASKKGFQEQRHMRRSSTLGEMLALSDVKKSLISEFEGINKEQEPNESVSCSKNFNEEIRADGSPKNLPRSKSVPLSSTVYENGLYVEACNNNATKAHDSKELTKSKSMKSSFKGKVASFLFSRNKKSIREKSCLSISTDESQSTVAETSVSPINSPEIPRNDISQSFNGGFSGECSLSTLCESSGKTLSGSVLNKQGVISLEPELTMSKPRVPWISSENQDQPSPISVLEPPFEDENAAHESLDCMKSGQLGSRVSLKSNLIDKSPPIGSIARTLSWDDSCAEVASPYQLKPSLASLDTKVEDQDLLVFVHKLLSAAGLDDQESDLFYSRWHSLESPLDPTLRDKYANLNDKEPQPLHEAKRRQRRSNQKLIFDCVNVALMEITGYGLESSLMGRLWSGGHRRLQVSEGAPSLLVDLIVSHMKELTSSGMRSVWGDCGDSNSLVVETVVRKEVVGKGWVELMGLEVDIWVKEVEGKLLEELVEDAVVDLTGRV, encoded by the exons ATGAGCGGTGTCAAGAATAATACAAGGGTTCACGCTGATGACAAACCTTTTCCTGGATGCTTGGGAAGAATGGTTAATCTCTTTGATTTGACTCCTTCTACTGTAAATGCAAACAAGCTTCTCACCGATAAACCCCACCGCGATCATCATG CATCTCTTTCAAGAAGTCAATCCGATGTTTCGAGGACTGCAAGTCCTTCATTTGGTGATCGGATAGAAGATAAGCCG ATTGTTTCTGACTCAATGAGAGCgtcttcaaataaaaaagtaaatggAACACCCATCAAGATGCTCATGGACCAAGAAATGTCCAAAGAAATTGTTTCCAAGCATAGTCCACCAAATGTGGTTGCAAAATTAATGGGCCTTGAAGCCCTTCCACGGGGAGAACATAGTTTAGCTGTGGAGAGAAGCCCTGGAGGAGATTGTTCTCAGCATATGTGTAGTCATTCTGCGACATCATTCAATCATTGGCAGCTGGAAGATAGGTTTATGGACAAGGAAATGCTTCATGAAGTTCATCCGAGCAGAGAACAGGTTGCTTACAAAGATATTTATGAAATATGGCTGCAATCACAAAGAACAAGCAATGTAAGAGACAAGACACCGGAGAGACGGAAGTGGGTTGAAGATGTTAATGAGAAGAAGATGGCTCTTATCCGCCAAAAATTCATGGAAGCAAAGCGTCTGTCTACAGATGAGAGGTTACGTCAATCGAAGGAGTTTGAGGAAACATTGGAAGTTTTAAGCTCCAATAACGATCTGTTAATAAAGTTATTGGATTCTCAAAATCTATATGAACGGCAGTCTACTCCACTGGCTGAGACAAAGCGTATTACCGttcttaaaccttcaaagatggTTGACAATGAAAAATTCTGTAGAAAGGGAAACAATAGTGACAAGCATTTTAAGAACCCATTAAATAATGATGCTGTGTGGGAGAAAAATAGTCCTGGATACTCTCCAGCCAGCCAGAAAGTTGATGAGTTCGCTGTTCAACCTACTCGAATAGTGGTATTGAAGCCAAGTTCTGTGAGGGCGCATGATATTAAGGACGTGGTTTCTCCAACGGTATCATCACCTCAAAATCCGCAAAGTGGAAGCTTCTATCATGACCCTGAGGATGATGATCTACTGGAATCGAGAAAAGTGGCAGAAGAAATTACACAACAGATGCATGAAGACGCGAGGAGCTACCAAAGAGATGAAACCGTGTATTCTTCAGTATTTTCCACGGGCTATATTGGCGATGACAGTTCATTCTACAAATCAGATCATGAGTGTACTGCTGGGAATTTTAGTGATTTGGAAGTTATGTCACCATCTCCAAGACATTCTTGGGATTTTGTCAATCGCTGTGGAAGTCCTTATTCGTCTTCATCCTTCAGTCGTGCTTCCTGTTCTCCTGAGTCGTCAGTATGCAGAGAGGCCAAGAAACGACTTTCTGAAAGATGGGCCATGATGGCATCTAAGAAGGGTTTTCAAGAACAAAGACATATGCGGAGAAGCTCTACTTTGGGCGAGATGCTTGCTCTTTCAGATGTGAAAAAATCTCTAATATCTGAATTTGAAGGTATTAATAAAGAACAAGAACCGAATGAATCTGTTTCTTGCAGTAAAAATTTCAATGAAGAAATACGCGCAGATGGTTCTCCTAAAAACCTTCCCAGGTCAAAATCTGTCCCTCTTTCTTCCACTGTCTATGAAAATGGGCTCTACGTTGAAGCTTGTAATAATAATGCTACTAAGGCACACGACTCCAAGGAGCTGACAAAGTCAAAGAGTATGAAATCATCATTTAAAGGGAAAGTTGCGAGTTTCTTATTCTCAAGGAATAAGAAATCAATCAGGGAAAAATCTTGTCTATCTATTTCTACAGACGAGTCTCAATCAACTGTTGCAGAAACATCAGTATCTCCAATAAACTCACCTGAAATCCCTAGGAATGATATTTCTCAAAGCTTCAACGGTGGCTTCTCTGGAGAGTGTTCTCTTTCAACTCTTTGTGAATCATCGGGCAAAACTTTATCCGGTTCTGTCTTGAACAAACAAGGCGTAATATCTCTGGAG CCTGAATTGACCATGTCAAAGCCCAGGGTGCCATGGATTTCCAGTGAAAACCAGGATCAGCCAAGTCCAATCTCAGTTTTAGAACCTCcatttgaagatgaaaatgcAGCTCACGAGTCCTTGGACTGTATGAAGAGTGGTCAGCTTG GATCACGGGTGTCTCTGAAGTCTAATTTAATTGACAAATCACCGCCTATAGGATCAATAGCTCGAACCCTTTCATGGGATGATTCTTGTGCAGAGGTGGCAAGTCCGTACCAATTAAAGCCTTCATTGGCTTCCTTGGACACAAAGGTGGAGGACCAAGACTTGCTTGTCTTCGTTCATAAATTACTATCAGCTGCTGGACTTGATGATCAAGAGTCTGACTTGTTTTATTCTAGATGGCATTCTCTTGAAAGTCCATTGGACCCAACATTGAGGGACAAATACGCCAATCTCAATGACAAAGAGCCTCAACCTCTCCACGAAGCAAAGCGAAGACAGAGGAGATCTAATCAGAAGCTTATATTTGATTGTGTCAATGTTGCACTAATGGAAATTACTGGTTACGGATTAGAAAGTTCCTTAATGGGCAGGTTGTGGAGTGGGGGCCACAGAAGGCTCCAAGTATCAGAGGGTGCACCTTCCCTATTGGTGGATTTGATTGTATCCCATATGAAGGAGTTGACATCTAGTGGCATGAGGTCTGTTTGGGGGGATTGTGGGGACAGCAACAGCCTGGTGGTGGAGACTGTTGTCAGAAAAGAGGTCGTGGGTAAAGGGTGGGTTGAGCTTATGGGATTGGAGGTGGATATTTGGGTGAAGGAAGTAGAGGGGAAATTGCTAGAAGAACTTGTGGAGGATGCAGTGGTTGATTTGACAGGCAGGGTCTGA